Proteins from one Dethiosulfovibrio russensis genomic window:
- the glmS gene encoding glutamine--fructose-6-phosphate transaminase (isomerizing) — protein sequence MCGIVGYIGHRDVSKVVLEGLSRLEYRGYDSAGMAVVGEKGVQIVREVGKVADLARHIGEFPLEGTIGLGHTRWATHGGVSVENAHPHRDQNGSVVLVHNGIAENYLEIRDELAKEGVSFYSDTDTEVIAQLLAKIYDGDPKKALVELYRRIEGAFALAVIFADDMEHLYCVRKGSPLIVAFGDGENICASDVPAVLPYTRNIAYLGEGEMACLSRDDVSFWDFEGNPVEKDAVEIDWDISMVDKGGYPHFMLKEINEQGAVLRRSMLDRIFHGEVDLSRELSWTSESAKRIKRLHLVACGTSYYAALVAERLLERFSDLDIRVDIASEYRYRDIPVGDDTLAVFVTQSGETLDTLAAERFAKEKGARCMAITNNGLSTVAREVDDVLSLKAGPEIGVAATKTFMGQMTVLYLMGLYLLKLREELSLGDEMRLVREMEVLPYKVESLIGRADEIKAIASRYCEARDFLFLGRGFSFPIAMEGALKLKEISYIHAEAYAAGEMKHGPIALLDRSVPVVVVMPDDNLFDKTLSNVQETKARNSPVIAIATEGRKSILGQVEDVMWVPKTEVELNPFLAVIPLQMFAYYVALAKGKEIDQPRNLAKSVTVE from the coding sequence ATGTGCGGAATAGTAGGGTATATCGGTCACAGGGATGTGTCCAAGGTAGTCCTGGAGGGTTTGAGCCGTCTCGAGTACAGGGGATACGATTCTGCCGGAATGGCCGTCGTGGGAGAGAAAGGCGTCCAGATAGTCAGAGAGGTCGGCAAGGTCGCCGATCTGGCCAGGCATATAGGAGAATTTCCTCTGGAGGGTACAATAGGTCTGGGTCACACGAGGTGGGCCACCCATGGGGGAGTATCGGTGGAAAACGCCCATCCACATAGAGATCAGAATGGATCGGTTGTATTGGTCCACAACGGAATAGCCGAGAACTATCTGGAGATAAGGGATGAGTTGGCGAAAGAAGGGGTTTCTTTTTATTCCGACACGGATACGGAGGTCATAGCCCAGCTTTTGGCCAAGATCTACGACGGAGACCCCAAAAAAGCCCTGGTCGAGCTGTATCGAAGGATAGAGGGAGCTTTTGCTTTGGCTGTTATATTTGCCGACGACATGGAACATCTCTACTGCGTCAGAAAGGGTTCTCCCCTTATAGTCGCTTTCGGCGATGGAGAGAATATCTGCGCTTCCGACGTACCGGCGGTTCTCCCCTATACGAGAAATATAGCGTACCTGGGAGAGGGCGAGATGGCCTGTCTTTCCAGAGACGACGTGTCTTTTTGGGATTTTGAAGGTAACCCCGTAGAGAAGGACGCTGTGGAGATAGATTGGGATATTTCCATGGTGGACAAAGGGGGATACCCCCACTTCATGCTCAAGGAGATAAACGAACAGGGTGCCGTGTTGAGACGGTCCATGTTGGACAGGATCTTCCATGGTGAGGTCGACCTATCCAGAGAGCTTTCCTGGACCTCCGAATCGGCAAAGAGGATAAAGAGGCTTCATCTGGTCGCCTGCGGAACCTCATATTATGCCGCTTTGGTGGCGGAGAGGCTTCTAGAGAGATTTTCCGATTTGGACATAAGGGTGGATATAGCGTCGGAATATCGCTATAGAGATATTCCTGTAGGAGACGATACCCTGGCGGTGTTCGTCACCCAGTCTGGAGAGACCTTGGATACACTGGCGGCGGAGCGGTTCGCCAAGGAAAAGGGTGCCCGATGTATGGCAATAACCAACAATGGGCTCTCTACCGTAGCCAGAGAGGTGGACGATGTGTTGTCGCTCAAGGCAGGTCCCGAGATAGGAGTCGCTGCTACCAAGACCTTCATGGGACAGATGACGGTGCTCTATCTCATGGGCCTCTATCTTCTGAAGCTCAGAGAAGAACTTTCTCTCGGTGACGAGATGAGGCTGGTGAGGGAGATGGAGGTTCTTCCATACAAAGTGGAGTCCTTGATCGGTAGGGCCGACGAGATAAAGGCCATAGCGTCGCGATACTGTGAGGCCAGGGACTTTTTGTTCCTTGGGAGGGGATTTTCTTTCCCTATAGCCATGGAGGGAGCCCTTAAATTGAAGGAGATCTCCTATATTCATGCCGAGGCCTACGCGGCTGGAGAGATGAAACACGGCCCCATCGCTCTTCTGGACAGATCCGTTCCGGTGGTGGTGGTCATGCCCGACGATAACCTTTTCGATAAGACTCTCTCCAACGTTCAGGAGACGAAAGCCAGGAATTCTCCGGTTATAGCGATTGCGACCGAGGGAAGGAAGTCTATCTTGGGACAGGTCGAGGACGTTATGTGGGTTCCTAAAACTGAGGTAGAGTTAAATCCTTTTTTAGCTGTTATACCTCTCCAGATGTTCGCTTACTACGTGGCCCTGGCCAAAGGCAAGGAGATAGATCAGCCTAGAAATCTCGCTAAAAGCGTCACAGTCGAATAA